Proteins co-encoded in one Coregonus clupeaformis isolate EN_2021a chromosome 17, ASM2061545v1, whole genome shotgun sequence genomic window:
- the LOC121585488 gene encoding C-X-C chemokine receptor type 3-like encodes MALDLRGIFQENSTYNYDEDYVYKEDCSSEDGVGVRFGVVFLPMLYSLMLVLGLLGNGLVLVVLVQKRRSWSVTDTFILHLGVADTLLLLTLPLLAAQAAGGWRFGTPLCKITGAMFTINFYCGIFLLACISLDRYLSVVHAVQMYSRRKPWMVQASCLSVWLLSLLLSIPDWHFLESVRDTGRDKVECVHNYPSLSQSGFDWRLASRLLYHTVGFLLPSAVLLFCNSCILLRLQRGSQGLQKQRAVRVILALVLVFFLCWTPYNITLMVDTFQGRPGESDSESCENGRKALENILVVTFALACLHACLNPVLHLGLCRNFRRRVLDMVRCVERVQDDPNLSLWDSGVVEDSPDQAEEKGTLNPMTPMGQVQSTQS; translated from the exons ATGGCTTTGGACCTGCGAGGGATATTCCAAGAGAATAGCACCTATAACTATGATGAGGACTATGTTTATAAAGAAGactgctcctctgaagatggcgTTGGGGTACGTTTTGGCGTGGTGTTCCTCCCGATGCTCTACTCCCTGATGCTAGTCCTGGGGCTGCTGGGTAACGGGCTGGTCCTTGTGGTTCTGGTCCAGAAGAGGCGGAGCTGGAGCGTGACAGACACCTTCATCCTGCACCTGGGTGTGGCCGACACCCTGCTGCTGCTCACGTTGCCCCTCTTGGCTGCTCAGGCTGCTGGGGGATGGCGCTTTGGGACACCCCTCTGCAAGATCACTGGAGCCATGTTCACA atcaACTTTTACTGTGGTATCTTCCTGCTGGCCTGCATCAGTCTGGACCGCTACCTGTCCGTGGTCCACGCGGTCCAGATGTACTCTCGCAGGAAGCCCTGGATGGTGCAGGCCAGCTGCCTGTCCGTGtggctcctctccctcctcctttccatCCCCGACTGGCACTTCCTGGAGTCTGTGAGGGACACCGGACGAGACAAAGTGGAGTGTGTCCACAACTACCCGTCCCTCTCCCAGTCTGGCTTTGACTGGCGCCTGGCCTCCCGCCTGCTCTACCACACGGTGGgcttcctcctcccctctgccGTGCTACTCTTCTGCAACTCCTGCATCCTGCTGCGGCTGCAGCGCGGCTCCCAGGGCCTCCAGAAGCAGAGGGCCGTCCGGGTCATCCTGGCCCTGGTGCTGGTCTTCTTCCTCTGTTGGACGCCCTACAACATCACCCTCATGGTGGACACCTTTCAGGGGAGGCCTGGGGAGTCTGATTCTGAGTCCTGTGAAAACGGGAGGAAAGCTCTGGAGAACATTCTGGTGGTCACGTTCGCTCTAGCCTGCCTGCACGCTTGCCTCAACCCAGTGCTCCATCTCGGCCTGTGTAGAAACTTCCGGCGACGCGTGCTGGATATGGTGAGGTGTGTTGAGAGGGTGCAGGACGATCCGAATCTCTCACTGTGGGACTCAGGTGTGGTTGAAGACTCACCTGACCAAGCAGAAGAGAAGGGGACATTGAACCCAATGACCCCCATGGGACAGGTACAGTCCACCCAGAGCTGA
- the LOC123492867 gene encoding uncharacterized protein LOC123492867, with the protein MADLPADRLTSEPPFTSVGLDVFGPWNVITRRTRGGSADSKRWAVLFTCMSTRAVHIELIESMSTSSFINALRRFFSIRGPAKVLRSDRGTNFIGACRELGIDTNDSELTKYLSDKGCTWIFNPPHSSHMGGSWERLIGVARRILDAMLFQTGSTRLTHEVLSTLMSEVMAIINARPLVSVSTDPDMPAILTPSMLLTQKTNATSAPSGYFHMNDLHGKQWKQVQCLADTFWKRWRQEYLTTLQRRRKWTAEKPNVKVGDVVLLKDSQTHRNDWPVGLVVKTFPSTDGKVRKVELKVVKQGIAKVFLRPISEIVVLLSEAS; encoded by the coding sequence ATGGCGGACTTACCTGCAGACAGACTCACATCAGAGCCACCATTCACCAGTGTTggacttgatgtgtttggaccatggaatGTCATAACTCGTCGCACTAGAGGTGGTAGTGCAGACTCCAAGCGCTGGGCGGTACTCTTTACATGTATGTCTACTAGAGCAGTCCATATTGAGCTCATCGAATCCATGTCCACATCCAGCTTCATCAACGCGCTGAGGCGTTTTTTCTCTATCCGCGGTCCAGCAAAAGTGCTACGATCTGATCGAGGTACAAACTTTATAGGTGCCTGCAGGGAACTGGGAATCGACACAAATGACTCAGAGTTGACTAAATACCTCTCAGACAAGGGATGTACTTGGATATTTAATCCCCCACACTCGTCTCATATGGGTGGTTCTTGGGAGAGACTCATTGGGGTTGCCAGACGTATCCTTGATGCTATGCTGTTTCAGACGGGCTCCACTCGTCTCACACATGAGGTCTTGAGCACTCTTATGTCTGAAGTTATGGCAATAATCAATGCGAGACCCCTAGTGTCAGTGTCAACCGATCCTGACATGCCTGCCATTCTTACACCCTCAATGTTACTGACACAAAAGACCAACGCTACCTCAGCCCCTTCTGGATATTTCCACATGAACGATCTTCATGGAAAACAGTGGAAGCAAGTCCAGTGTCTCGCTGACACTTTCTGGAAAAGGTGGAGACAGGAGTACCTGACAACACTGCAGAGACGCAGAAAATGGACAGCAGAAAAGCCAAATGTGAAAGTGGGAGATGTTGTCTTATTGAAAGACAGTCAGACGCACAGAAATGACTGGCCAGTCGGACTTGTGGTCAAAACCTTTCCCAGTACTGACGGAAAGGTCAGGAAAGTAGAACTAAAGGTTGTCAAGCAAGGGATTGCTAAGGTGTTTCTGAGACCAATCTCAGAGATTGTTGTTCTTCTTTCTGAAGCATCCTAG
- the LOC123492868 gene encoding uncharacterized protein LOC123492868 gives MSCVRNLGVIPMRLRTDCGTENGIMAAIQCTLRHHHSDYYSGASSHMYGSSINNQRIESWWSIFRKGRSQFWMELFADLRDAGYFNGSHEHQCLLRYCFGDVIQKDLDECVRLWNSHRIRPSRTAACPGGVPNELYYLPHRFGSRDCGFQSEQAELDALPEASLSMTPCGDPNMQEYLDFAMEHNQLQKPDNWESASELYMKLKEMAQL, from the exons ATGTCATGTGTGCGAAACCTCGGTGTCATCCCCATGAGACTGAGGACTGATTGCGGCACTGAGAACGGCATAATGGCTGCAATTCAATGTACCCTACGCCACCATCACAGTGACTACTACTCTGGAGCGTCCAGCCACATGTACGGCTCATCTATAAATAACCAGCGTATTGAGTCCTGGTGGTCTATATTTAGAAAGGGAAG GTCTCAGTTCTGGATGGAGTTATTTGCCGACCTTAGAGATGCCGGATACTTCAACGGGAGTCATGAGCATCAATGCCTATTGAGATATTGCTTTGGTGATGTTATTCAGAAGGACTTGGATGAGTGTGTGAGACTGTGGAACAGCCACAGGATTCGCCCTTCcagaacagcagcatgtccaggagGAGTGCCCAATGAACTCTACTACTTACCACACAG GTTTGGCTCCAGAGACTGCGGATTTCAAAGTGAACAAGCTGAACTGGATGCCCTTCCTGAGGCTAGCCTGTCAATGACTCCTTGTGGGGACCCAAACATGCAGGAGTACTTGGACTTTGCCATGGAACACAATCAGTTACAGAAGCCAGACAACTGGGAGTCTGCATCCGAACTGTACatgaaactaaaagaaatggctcAGCTATGA